The sequence GCCACTTCGTGCTGCCAGCGCAGCAGGTGCATCGCAGCATGGCTGCCGGTGCATGCCATGCGCTGGCATTGACAGCTGCTGCTCTTGTGTTGATAGCGCAAAAGTCAATAAAAAAGCCGCGATTGGTACTTACCTCAAGCTTTCTCTGGAAAATTGCAGGTAGAGTGTTAGTAGAAAACTATCGATCAACAGGAGAGATTTCATGAACCAGAAAGTAGCGTATGTGACCGGGGGCATGGGCGGAATTGGTACGGCGATCTGCCAGCGTCTGCATCGTGAAGGTTTCAAGGTCATTGCGGGCTGCGGGCCCACACGCGACTTCCAGAAATGGCTGGACGAACAAAAGGCCCTGGGCTACAGCTTTTACGCATCCGTGGGCAATGTGGGCAATTGGGAGTCCACCGTCGAAGCCTTTGCCAAGGCCAAGGCCGAATATGGCAGCATCGACGTGCTGGTGAACAACGCAGGCATCACACGGGACCGCATGTTCCTGAAGATGACGCCGGATGACTGGCAAGCCGTGATCGAAACGAACCTGAACTCCATGTTCAACGTGACCAAACAGGTCGTGGGTGACATGGTGGAAAAGGGCTGGGGTCGCATCGTCAACATCAGCTCGGTGAACGGTGCCAAGGGCCAGGCCGGCCAGACCAATTACTCGGCGGCCAAGGCGGGCATGCACGGCTTCACCATGGCCCTGGCCCAGGAACTGGCCACCAAGGGCGTGACCGTGAACACCGTCAGCCCCGGCTACATCGGCACCGACATGGTCAAGGCCATCCGCGCTGACGTGCTGGAAAAGATTGTGGGCACCATCCCCGTCAAACGCCTGGGCGAGCCGGGTGAAATCGCCTCCATCATCGCCTGGCTGGCGTCGGACGAAGGTGGTTACTCCACCGGCGCTGACTTCTCGGTCAACGGCGGTCTGCACATGCACTAAAGCCTGGTAGTGGAGGTGTGAGGGCGCAAGCCTTTCCCCTCGCAAGGCGCAAAGGAGCTGGATATCCAGCTCCTTTTTTTATGCCTGTGCATGCAGTGCATACCTGCATGGCCCCCAGAGGTTTTCGCGGCATCGGCCCCCTGCCGCAAAAGCGGAAAGGGCGCACTCGGCGGAGAAACGAGAAAGCCCACCGAGGTGGGCTTTCATGGGGTGGAACAACGTCGTGGACGGCGCAATCTGTGCTCGGTATCAGTGCCACGCCGGAAGGCAGGATGGACAGTGCCGAAGCATCATGTGGGCCACAGGACCAGCAACCAGACTACAGGCGTGCCGGGGCACGCTTGCGGTCACGTTCGTCTTCAGGCCAGGCGGACAGTGTTGTGGAAAGTTGCATGTAGTTTTCACTCCTTGTACTTCTATAACGCCGCGCCAAAAGACATCGTTGACTGGGCGTGCTGCAAAGATTTGCGTGAAAAGTTCAGATTTGTATCTGTTTCATGTCCGGTCTGCCGCCAGCCATGGAAAGCAAAAAGCCCGCCGAGGCGGGCTGATTGGCAATGTGGTGAAGGCCATTGGATGCATCACCGGGGAGATGTGGACTGGCATGTCTGGCAGTCCTGGTAATCCGTACGGGGCAGCGGCGCTGTGCGTGTGCAAGCTGCGCGAAAAGGCGGGTACTTGTCAGTTCGGGGTGCGGTGCACATGGCCGCACTGCCGACGCCTGTTTACAGGCGAGCGGGGCTGCGCTTGCGGTCGCGTTCGTCGTCAGGCCAGGCGGACAAGATGGCGGTGGTGTTCATACAAATTCACTCCTTGTGTACTGACATAACGCGGCAGAAATACCTGCGGTTGACAGGCGCGTGGTCGGTAAAACGGAGAAATGCCAGGGAATCCACCTTTGTTTCAGGCTTGCTACGAAAGTGCCGAGCAAGAACAGCAAAAAGCCCGCACGCAGCGGGCTTTGGGGCAGAAGGTTCAGAGCGGCGCTGGGCGCTGGCTCTATAAAGCAGGGTTTACGCAGTGGCAGGCCGGCAGCCCGCGCACGGGGCGCTTACAGGCGGGCCGGGCTACGCTTGCGATCGCGGTCGTCGTTGGGCCAGGCGGACAAGATGGCGGTGTGCAACATGATAGGTTTTCTCCTTGTGCATCTACAACGCGGCGGCGCACAGGGCGGTTGACAGGGCTGCACAAAAAAATCGGTGCCAGAAGAAAAACATCCTGAGACGCATGCCAATGGCCGTTCCCTACAATGTCTGGTTTGCTGGCTGCCGGAGGGCTTATGTCTTTGCACACATGGCTGTTGTATGTCTCTTTGGCGGGCGTGGTGATTGCTTCGCCTGGGCCTTCGGCGCTGCTGTGCGCCACGCATGCGGCCCGTTACGGTGTGCGGCCGGTGCTGGCCACCATTGTTGGGGGCATAACGGCATCGATGACGCTGATGGGGCTGTCCGCCCTGGGTCTGGGCGCGGTGATTGCCGCTTCGGATACGCTGTTTCACGCCATCAAATGGGCGGGCGCTGCCTACCTGCTGTACCTGGGAATCAGCACCTGGCGCAACCAGGGAGGTGAGGCTGCGGGCAGTGCTCCTGCCGCAGCCGCGGACGACGCGCAGCAGCCCAAAGAGGAGAGCGGCCTGTCCATGTGGCGCACCTGGGGGCCGCTGTATCGCAAGGGCTTTGTGGTGGGCATTGGCAATCCCAAGGATTTGTTGTTTTTCAGTGCGCTTTTCCCGCAGTTCCTGGATGCCAGCGCCCCGGTTGCCGGGCAGTTGGGTGTGCTAGGACTGACCTGGCTGGTGCTGGATGGCAGCATCATGTTTGCCTACGGATTGTGCGGCGCCACATTGCTGGCCCGCTTGCAGCATGGTGCTGCGGCCCGTTGGTTTCATCGCGTCACCGGTGGTGCCTTCATTGCGGCCGGTGGTGTCCTGGCCGCGTCCAACCGCTGAGGCCAGCGCAGCCTCAGCGTTGCAATGGCACAGCGGCGGCAAAGTACATCACACAGGCCAGATACATACTGACTCTAGAATGTGCCCCGCCAGTCTTGTCGCGCACCAGGCTGGGTTGGCCTCTGCAAGCAAGAGAGGGACGGCCGACATGCAACATCACACAACATATCTCTGGAGAATTTCGACATGACATCGGACGATGACAGCCAGCAGCGCTTGGCTCTTGGCCTTATTTTTGCCCTCGTGACCCTGGTGGTCAGCACCGTGGTGGGTGGGGTGGTGTACCGCTCGGTGGCCCAGGGCGGCAAGGCCCCAGCGGCCAGCATCCCGGTTGTGCTCGATCCTGCTGTGGCGAACCAAGGGGTTCCGCCGGCTTTGGCAGCGGGCGCCGTTGAAGAGGGCGAAGGCGCCTACATCCGTGTGGAGCAGGGCGTGGTCAAGTTCTACTTTGCCACGGGCAGTGCAGAGCTGGCAGCCGGTGCCGATGATGCGCTGGCCGACGCTGTGCGCATTGCCAACCAGCGCGGCAAAAAGCTGTCGGTGGCGGGCTTTCACGACGGCACGGGCGATGCCGCCCTGAATGCGGAACTGGCCAAGCGCCGCGCCTTTGCCGTGCGCGACGCCATCGTTGCCCTGGGTGTCAGCACGGCCAATATCGAGCTGCGCAAGCCCGAGCAGACCCTGGCCGACGGCAGCAATGCCGAAGCCCGCCGCGTGGAAGTGGCCGTGATCGAATAAGCCCAAAGCGCTGCGCCAGCGCAGGCCCTTCACTGCGCAAGCAGATGAAGGCCGGCAAGCCCGCTTCCCAAGCCCATCACTACGGGCTTGGGAAGCGGGCTTTTTTGATGGCGGGGTTTGGGGACGATGGTGGGCGCCATCTGTATGGCGCTTGTGTGGCCCATCTGTACCAGGTGCGGCGGGCGGTGGGTCCGTAGAATTCGCTGTCTCGCGCCCCAGGAATGGGGGCCGGCCCCTCGCCCCAACACCCCCAAAAAACGGCCAACAAGCCCTGTGTGCCATGCAACTCCCCATCCACATCATTGACGCATTCACCGCAGAGCGGTTCAAGGGCAACCAGGCCGCCGTGATCCCCCTGGACGCATGGCTGCCTGCCCCTGCGCTGCAGGCCATTGCGGCAGAGAACAACCTGTCCGAGACGGCATTCCTGGTCTGGAGCGCCGACCGCGATGCCTATGAGATCCGCTGGTTCTCGCCGTTGAAAGAAATCGATTTCTGCGGCCATGCCACGTTGGCCAGCGCGTTTGTGCTTTTTGAATCTGCCCCGGCCCTTCGCAGCCTCACGTTCTGGGCCGCTGCCGTGGGCAAGGTCTCCGTCACGCTGGAGGACGGTGGACGCATCCGCATGAGCTTCCCCCGCCGTGACGCACAGCCCGTGGCGGAGCCGCCGGCCGCACTGCGCGAGGGCCTCAGCCCGGCCCCATCGGCCTATCTCGTGAACCAGCAGGCCTATGTGGCCGTTTACGCATCGGAAGCGCAGGTGCGCGCGGTCCAGCCTGATCTTGAACGCCTTCAATCGCTGGGGCCGCTCGATGTGGTGGTGACGGCGGCTGCGAATGCCGGTGCGGCCTATGACTTTGTCAG comes from Comamonas sp. GB3 AK4-5 and encodes:
- the phbB gene encoding acetoacetyl-CoA reductase; the encoded protein is MNQKVAYVTGGMGGIGTAICQRLHREGFKVIAGCGPTRDFQKWLDEQKALGYSFYASVGNVGNWESTVEAFAKAKAEYGSIDVLVNNAGITRDRMFLKMTPDDWQAVIETNLNSMFNVTKQVVGDMVEKGWGRIVNISSVNGAKGQAGQTNYSAAKAGMHGFTMALAQELATKGVTVNTVSPGYIGTDMVKAIRADVLEKIVGTIPVKRLGEPGEIASIIAWLASDEGGYSTGADFSVNGGLHMH
- a CDS encoding OmpA family protein, producing the protein MTSDDDSQQRLALGLIFALVTLVVSTVVGGVVYRSVAQGGKAPAASIPVVLDPAVANQGVPPALAAGAVEEGEGAYIRVEQGVVKFYFATGSAELAAGADDALADAVRIANQRGKKLSVAGFHDGTGDAALNAELAKRRAFAVRDAIVALGVSTANIELRKPEQTLADGSNAEARRVEVAVIE
- a CDS encoding LysE family translocator translates to MSLHTWLLYVSLAGVVIASPGPSALLCATHAARYGVRPVLATIVGGITASMTLMGLSALGLGAVIAASDTLFHAIKWAGAAYLLYLGISTWRNQGGEAAGSAPAAAADDAQQPKEESGLSMWRTWGPLYRKGFVVGIGNPKDLLFFSALFPQFLDASAPVAGQLGVLGLTWLVLDGSIMFAYGLCGATLLARLQHGAAARWFHRVTGGAFIAAGGVLAASNR
- a CDS encoding PhzF family phenazine biosynthesis protein — translated: MQLPIHIIDAFTAERFKGNQAAVIPLDAWLPAPALQAIAAENNLSETAFLVWSADRDAYEIRWFSPLKEIDFCGHATLASAFVLFESAPALRSLTFWAAAVGKVSVTLEDGGRIRMSFPRRDAQPVAEPPAALREGLSPAPSAYLVNQQAYVAVYASEAQVRAVQPDLERLQSLGPLDVVVTAAANAGAAYDFVSRYFWPANGGDEDPVTGSIHAALAPYWAGRLGKNSLVAHQASRRTGTLFCEVTASSVEVAGHCARYLSGCITI